A DNA window from uncultured Methanoregula sp. contains the following coding sequences:
- a CDS encoding DUF4350 domain-containing protein: MLVLHLSTNNLEFSRYNTGWNGTSSFFSDLDRHRIAYVYEPGALAQSPKNSTLLIIAPKNHPAPAAILAYRSFVSRGNTLILADDFGTGNEILKGLESHISILPGNLSSLDQRYLNSYMVVAYRESGNATAGDLPASIALDRPAALDGGTPLMLTSVMSWIDANGDRRLNTVEDMGTFPVMSSEAMGSGKIIVLSDPSILINSMYTQPENSDDRELIRGVLKSDGPVLVDQMNSRTADASGISEILHVIRTTIIIEISLLGLLVFALAWTWKKRIF, encoded by the coding sequence GTGCTTGTGCTGCATCTTTCTACGAACAACCTGGAGTTCTCCCGGTACAACACCGGCTGGAACGGCACCTCTTCGTTCTTCTCCGATCTCGACCGGCACCGCATAGCATATGTCTATGAGCCGGGCGCGCTTGCCCAAAGCCCGAAAAACAGCACGCTTCTGATAATTGCGCCAAAGAATCACCCGGCACCTGCGGCCATTCTTGCGTACAGGTCATTTGTCAGCCGGGGAAACACGCTCATCCTTGCCGATGATTTCGGGACAGGAAACGAGATCCTCAAAGGTCTTGAGAGCCACATCTCGATCCTTCCCGGGAACCTCTCGAGCCTGGACCAGAGGTACCTGAATTCGTACATGGTGGTTGCATACCGGGAATCCGGCAACGCCACTGCCGGAGACCTTCCGGCAAGCATTGCACTGGACCGGCCCGCTGCGCTTGATGGGGGTACGCCCCTGATGCTGACATCGGTCATGAGCTGGATCGATGCAAACGGGGATCGCCGGCTCAACACGGTCGAGGATATGGGAACATTCCCGGTCATGTCGTCCGAGGCCATGGGAAGCGGGAAGATAATCGTCCTTTCAGACCCAAGCATCCTGATCAACTCGATGTACACCCAGCCCGAGAACAGCGACGACCGTGAACTGATACGCGGCGTGCTCAAAAGCGACGGCCCGGTCCTGGTCGACCAGATGAATTCCCGGACTGCGGATGCAAGCGGTATCAGCGAAATTCTTCATGTTATACGAACAACGATTATTATAGAAATTAGTTTATTGGGCCTGCTCGTGTTCGCCCTGGCATGGACCTGGAAAAAGAGGATATTTTAG
- a CDS encoding DUF58 domain-containing protein, whose protein sequence is MRRCTQGITLLCLVLVSVSLVLDDLSILLAATILLTGIAGQYILFGYRMREMVSSIEFHRTLSRNQVRRGMAVDVTTTIAFQVPPRMQVKISDLYPSQTNFVNGVTEITAWTDPAVQSCTFNYTIVPVIHGSHPFSGLQVDLRNLFFEDTMTLSRKIDCEPLILVQPTGLFAPPNSDLMDGMLDLRKTSTWSGADVHSLRDYIVGDDLRHVDWKVSAKYEKLVIRKYTAPMSHPPLVIVDIPWNGSPYPEKAFNLMISEVTGMVRHTIQTYQQVSVLMISGPNIIHLIREERNLPRCLNDLREWMHPAERPVHFYHTPDRSDLRAHIRVIENNLPDETDPVTISFFEHLQDRYESILENMRNPAFTGQVGRALAQVTFSEVYLFSLECGDTSHIRHIVRPLRARNITVHTRMIYTPPDEAGAGPESAGADGAGAPT, encoded by the coding sequence ATGCGACGCTGTACCCAGGGAATAACCTTACTGTGTCTCGTACTTGTATCGGTCTCGCTTGTCCTGGATGACCTCTCAATTCTTCTTGCAGCAACGATCCTTCTTACCGGCATCGCAGGACAATACATCCTGTTCGGGTATCGCATGCGGGAGATGGTGAGTTCGATCGAATTTCACCGGACCCTGAGCCGCAACCAGGTGCGGAGGGGTATGGCGGTCGACGTAACAACCACAATAGCATTCCAGGTTCCACCGCGGATGCAGGTGAAGATTTCCGACCTGTACCCATCCCAGACAAATTTTGTCAATGGCGTAACTGAGATCACGGCCTGGACGGATCCGGCAGTGCAGAGCTGCACGTTCAACTACACGATCGTTCCGGTCATCCATGGATCGCACCCGTTTTCCGGGTTACAGGTTGATCTGAGGAATCTCTTTTTTGAAGATACCATGACCCTGTCCCGGAAGATCGATTGTGAACCCCTGATTCTTGTCCAGCCAACAGGACTGTTTGCACCGCCCAACTCCGACCTGATGGACGGGATGCTGGACCTGAGGAAGACCAGTACCTGGAGTGGTGCGGATGTTCACTCCCTGCGGGATTATATCGTCGGAGACGACCTGCGTCACGTGGACTGGAAAGTTTCTGCGAAATACGAGAAACTGGTTATCCGTAAATACACGGCACCCATGAGCCATCCCCCGCTCGTGATTGTGGATATTCCCTGGAACGGTTCGCCATACCCGGAAAAAGCCTTCAACCTGATGATCTCGGAAGTTACCGGCATGGTACGCCACACGATCCAGACCTACCAGCAGGTCTCCGTACTCATGATCTCGGGGCCCAACATCATCCACCTGATCCGGGAGGAGCGGAACCTTCCCCGGTGTCTCAATGATCTCCGCGAATGGATGCATCCCGCCGAACGGCCGGTTCATTTCTATCATACACCGGACCGGTCGGATCTCCGGGCTCATATCCGGGTTATTGAAAATAATCTGCCCGATGAAACGGATCCTGTGACAATATCCTTTTTCGAACACCTGCAGGACCGGTACGAGAGCATTCTTGAGAACATGCGAAACCCGGCCTTCACCGGGCAGGTTGGCCGTGCCCTTGCCCAGGTTACCTTCTCCGAAGTGTACCTCTTCTCGCTCGAATGCGGGGACACCAGCCATATCCGGCACATTGTGCGTCCGCTGCGGGCAAGAAACATCACGGTCCATACCCGGATGATCTACACCCCGCCCGATGAAGCCGGGGCCGGGCCGGAATCCGCAGGCGCCGATGGCGCAGGAGCCCCGACATGA
- a CDS encoding metal-dependent hydrolase, giving the protein MFFFFHLLTGIIIGFLIADLLNDRRWVLPCAIGSILPDLIDKPLGLVIFPTTIGDGRIFTHTLLIAIIILALGIFFWKRMQDPSVLALGIGLFSHQVLDMMWIMPSNWYYPFLGPFKGGLADNYIWVLLAGEIQNSFDLGLAFIITGIVLIAIFYHYFAEFIAMNKKSSALVFTASAILLCAISGILIGWGIGQHKIPWIGWSRPEEVIIGGIIFALAAWLLWRWQRDIQKG; this is encoded by the coding sequence ATGTTCTTCTTCTTCCACCTGCTCACCGGCATCATCATCGGGTTCCTTATCGCGGATCTCCTTAACGATCGCCGCTGGGTCCTGCCGTGTGCTATCGGCTCAATACTTCCGGATCTTATCGACAAGCCCCTGGGGCTCGTCATCTTTCCCACAACAATCGGCGACGGCCGCATCTTCACCCATACCCTGTTGATCGCAATCATTATCCTGGCACTCGGCATTTTTTTCTGGAAACGGATGCAGGACCCGTCCGTTCTTGCGCTTGGCATCGGCCTATTCTCCCACCAGGTTCTCGATATGATGTGGATCATGCCTTCGAACTGGTATTACCCGTTCCTGGGACCATTCAAAGGGGGCCTGGCTGACAATTATATCTGGGTGTTGCTAGCGGGAGAGATCCAGAACTCGTTTGATCTCGGGCTTGCATTCATCATTACCGGCATTGTTCTCATAGCCATTTTCTACCATTATTTTGCAGAATTTATTGCAATGAATAAAAAATCCTCTGCTCTCGTCTTCACAGCATCCGCCATCCTGCTCTGTGCCATCTCAGGAATCCTGATTGGATGGGGAATCGGACAGCACAAAATACCCTGGATCGGGTGGAGCAGGCCGGAAGAGGTGATCATCGGAGGAATTATTTTTGCTCTGGCTGCATGGCTGCTCTGGCGCTGGCAGAGAGACATTCAAAAAGGATAA
- a CDS encoding DUF4129 domain-containing protein, with protein MKKRACFAIIALMIAGILIALALTHTNPLLYSLDRDNFASRFHENAEALRQQSLNSTTDIDPELQDFIDFTGPVSLNIRIHDIDQARRELERFGKSHQSIKNLVVKLDMNESEIQELERDTALQKQILESLFNTSVSLDTLQAMEVQYHEQNNEDMLTTIRLQGDELRKKVQGMSGKYRNATESVIKNGKKLGLNVTKAEESQKYVDAIIKEIEQPQASRQIAVDTKLIPGEDRISLFLRPDSGRYRDIIEYQGISLTLKGNNTVRAAGIPITIYSEEIPLVQTTTDVFGYYNVKVPIERALIGPNIIYARSPTSRSVNRTLTAIPVDSVTTLQVSRPDSDGNVVCNGSVFANLPVRSASVRLEWDSSQVLITKTDAKGLYKKTIQLPPGSHTIVARFTGDDYPIYPSESDPVRVDISIIPGVDMDYRLITLVIVGIVILLLFLGAGLFYYRRISRQKTHILDYVRRSIFRTTPDPAPAGMDETAPDEGIQSDIPAYNDETIIMYYKRILSEHGLSAASRVVYQQLAGRVARDLRIRKHQALTPREMARTCKGKAYCGTFARFTAAYERVRYGRQHAEKDRTVFETAAELTDEQTGGENH; from the coding sequence ATGAAGAAGAGAGCCTGCTTTGCCATCATCGCCCTCATGATTGCCGGAATTCTCATAGCGCTTGCCCTGACCCATACAAATCCCCTCCTCTATTCCCTGGACAGGGACAATTTTGCCTCCCGGTTCCACGAGAATGCCGAAGCCCTGCGGCAGCAGTCGCTCAACAGTACAACGGACATCGATCCGGAACTCCAGGACTTCATCGATTTCACCGGCCCGGTCTCCCTGAATATCCGGATCCACGATATCGACCAGGCCCGGCGTGAACTCGAACGGTTCGGGAAAAGCCACCAGTCGATCAAGAACCTGGTAGTCAAGCTCGATATGAACGAGAGCGAGATCCAGGAGCTGGAGAGGGACACGGCGCTCCAGAAGCAGATCCTGGAGTCCCTCTTCAACACCTCCGTCTCCCTCGACACCCTGCAGGCCATGGAAGTCCAGTACCATGAGCAGAACAACGAGGATATGCTCACCACGATCCGGCTGCAGGGCGACGAACTCCGCAAAAAAGTCCAGGGGATGAGCGGAAAGTACCGGAATGCAACCGAAAGTGTCATAAAGAACGGCAAAAAACTGGGCCTCAATGTAACAAAAGCAGAGGAGAGCCAGAAGTATGTCGACGCGATCATAAAGGAGATCGAACAGCCGCAGGCGTCCCGGCAGATTGCTGTCGATACGAAGCTCATCCCGGGGGAAGACCGGATATCGCTCTTCCTCCGGCCGGACTCCGGGAGATACCGGGATATCATCGAATACCAGGGCATTTCCCTGACACTCAAGGGAAACAATACCGTCCGGGCAGCGGGGATCCCCATCACCATTTACTCAGAAGAGATCCCGCTTGTCCAGACCACCACCGATGTCTTCGGCTATTATAATGTGAAAGTTCCAATCGAGCGGGCCCTTATCGGACCCAACATCATCTATGCCCGGTCGCCCACGTCCCGGTCGGTAAACCGGACCCTGACTGCGATCCCGGTCGATTCGGTGACAACCCTGCAGGTAAGTAGGCCGGACAGCGATGGGAATGTTGTCTGCAATGGATCGGTTTTTGCAAACCTGCCGGTCAGGTCGGCATCGGTCCGGCTCGAATGGGATAGCAGCCAGGTACTCATCACCAAGACCGATGCAAAAGGACTGTATAAGAAAACCATCCAGCTCCCGCCCGGCAGTCATACGATCGTTGCCCGGTTTACCGGCGATGATTATCCGATCTACCCTTCAGAGAGCGACCCGGTACGAGTGGATATATCGATCATCCCGGGCGTTGATATGGATTACCGGCTCATCACGCTGGTCATTGTCGGTATCGTTATCCTCCTTTTGTTCCTGGGGGCGGGGCTCTTCTATTACCGCCGGATATCCCGGCAAAAGACCCATATCCTGGACTATGTCCGTAGGAGTATTTTCAGAACCACACCGGATCCGGCTCCGGCCGGGATGGATGAAACGGCCCCGGATGAGGGCATCCAATCGGATATCCCGGCCTACAACGACGAGACCATAATCATGTACTACAAGCGGATACTCAGCGAACACGGCCTGAGCGCAGCCTCCCGGGTAGTGTACCAGCAGCTGGCCGGCCGGGTTGCCCGGGATCTCCGCATCCGGAAGCACCAGGCCCTGACTCCCCGGGAGATGGCACGGACCTGCAAAGGCAAAGCCTATTGCGGAACCTTTGCCCGGTTCACTGCCGCGTACGAGCGGGTCCGGTACGGCAGGCAGCATGCGGAAAAAGACCGGACCGTATTCGAGACCGCAGCCGAGCTCACGGACGAACAGACCGGAGGGGAGAACCATTAG
- a CDS encoding MoxR family ATPase: MSNTELDKTIADITRMSARDGKGETKETADAPEIPRLSVSELKKEVADISRISSEIHEKLNTFIVGNQQIIDLILISLLNEGHILVEGVPGTAKTTIAKSIAQITGCGFNRIQGAVDIQPADMLGVRIYDTHKKEFVLRKGPVFTNFLLVDEINRINPKAQSAFIEAMSERQVTLDGITLPMQSPFFVIATQNPHEFEGTFPLIEVQRDRFMLSIRSDYLSAEDELSIIRRANAGQLHWDTFSQSITPLLSPQVIKHHIKIVRQIAIEEPVLQYICDLIVATRTHPDVELGGSTRASLALVSGGKTMAALNNRTYVIPDDIKQIAQPTLAHRIILNRDAQVEGITRGQVLDEILSKVEVL, from the coding sequence ATGAGTAATACCGAGCTCGATAAGACAATAGCCGATATCACCCGCATGTCTGCGCGGGATGGAAAAGGAGAGACAAAGGAGACCGCAGATGCACCGGAGATACCACGCCTTTCAGTGTCGGAACTGAAAAAAGAAGTTGCGGACATATCCCGTATTTCTTCCGAGATCCATGAGAAACTCAATACGTTTATCGTGGGAAACCAGCAGATCATCGACCTGATCCTCATCTCGCTCCTGAATGAAGGGCACATTCTTGTCGAAGGCGTGCCGGGTACCGCAAAGACCACGATTGCAAAATCCATTGCCCAGATCACCGGCTGCGGGTTCAACCGTATCCAGGGTGCAGTGGATATCCAGCCTGCCGATATGCTCGGGGTGCGGATCTACGATACCCATAAAAAAGAATTCGTCCTGAGGAAAGGACCAGTTTTTACCAATTTCCTTCTCGTGGATGAAATCAACCGTATCAATCCCAAGGCCCAGAGCGCATTCATCGAGGCCATGAGCGAGCGGCAGGTTACGCTCGACGGTATCACGCTCCCCATGCAATCTCCGTTCTTCGTGATCGCCACCCAGAACCCCCATGAATTCGAAGGCACATTCCCCCTGATCGAAGTGCAGCGGGACCGGTTCATGCTGAGTATCCGGTCGGATTATCTGAGTGCCGAGGATGAACTCAGTATCATAAGGAGGGCAAACGCAGGCCAGCTCCACTGGGATACTTTCTCGCAATCCATCACCCCCCTCCTCTCCCCGCAGGTAATCAAGCACCATATCAAGATCGTACGGCAGATTGCCATCGAGGAGCCGGTCCTCCAGTATATCTGCGACCTGATTGTTGCAACCCGGACCCACCCGGATGTCGAGCTGGGCGGATCCACCCGTGCCTCGCTTGCCCTTGTCAGCGGTGGCAAGACCATGGCGGCCCTCAATAACCGCACGTACGTGATCCCCGACGACATCAAGCAGATCGCCCAGCCAACGCTTGCCCACCGCATCATTCTCAACCGGGACGCCCAGGTGGAAGGGATCACCCGGGGGCAGGTGCTGGATGAGATCCTCTCAAAAGTCGAGGTGCTCTGA